Proteins encoded in a region of the Mercenaria mercenaria strain notata chromosome 1, MADL_Memer_1, whole genome shotgun sequence genome:
- the LOC123527413 gene encoding WD repeat-containing protein 20-like, translating to MAATGEGGGKEELKTHFITREGTYRLMPLSEYSKPTRVPYNGQTNTPVKVSFIDVDDGSGSPDRICFNVGRELYFYVYKGVRKAADLTKPIDKRVYKGTFPTCHDFNEMLISSESVRLLVGFTAGQVQLIDPIKKELSKLFNEERLIDKTKVTCIKWIPGSTNQFLVSHVSGQMYVYNEELPCGPTPPHYQPFKQGDCFAVYTCKARSTRNPLYRWVIGSGAINEFTFSPCAKYLAVVGQDGYLRVFNYDSMDLIGSMKSYFGGLLCVCWSPDGKYLVTGGEDDLVTVWSFQEKRVICRGQGHKSWVSAVAFDPYTTTLESIVCDPNTEEELIKKSENKNGSNISTFPNGIYPHSNASHDSRKHTQFSDSANSHITSYRFGSIGHDTMLCLWDLTEDIIKLPCGRLRSSVVASNPSTTFSSNTIPRCNSANLKSNSVANDVSVMDGHAYAIGNSTMNATTKFATLSLGDRRDASEKKEHKRNFSLAGRSSDKNQAMKANSIRPPDNAMKLLGTPACPRLTEAPLLEPLVCKKISVDRLTSLVFREECLITACQEGLVYTWARPGTVGLTQQHTVVSENL from the exons atggccgccacgGGTGAGGGTGGAGGAAAGGAGGAGTTGAAAACGCATTTTATTACCCGTGAAGGAACTTACAGACTTATGCCACTTTCTGAATATTCTAAACCAACCAGAGTACCATATAATGGACAAACAAACACACCTGTAAAAGTGTCATTCATTGATGTTGACGATGGGTCAGGTTCACCAGATCGAATTTGTTTCAATGTTGGCAGGGAACTTTATTTCTATGTTTACAAAGGTGTAAGAAAG GCAGCTGATTTAACCAAACCTATAGACAAACGTGTATACAAGGGGACATTCCCAACTTGTCATGACTTCAACGAAATGTTGATCTCAAGCGAAAGTGTTCGATTGTTAGTGGGTTTCACGGCAGGACAAGTGCAGTTAATTGATCCAATTAAAAAGGAACTTAGTAAATTATTTAATGAAGAG AGATTGATAGACAAAACAAAAGTGACTTGTATAAAGTGGATTCCAGGTTCTACGAATCAGTTTCTGGTGTCACATGTTAGTGgacaaatgtatgtatataatgaAGAATTGCCTTGTGGGCCTACACCACCACATTACCAGCCTTTTAAACAAGGAGACTGTTTTGCGGTATATACGTGCAAAGCTCGTAGTACTAGAAATCCATTATATCGGTGGGTTATAGGCTCGGGAGCAATCAACGAGTTCACTTTTTCTCCTTGTGCTAAATACCTAGCTGTAGTCGGACAAGATGGCTACCTCAGAGTGTTTAATTATGATTCAATGGATCTAATAGGCTCAATGAAAAGTTATTTTGGGGGTTTACTGTGTGTGTGCTGGTCACCAGATGGTAAATACCTTGTAACTGGAGGGGAAGACGATCTTGTTACTGTGTGGTCTTTCCAAGAAAAGCGGGTAATTtgtagaggtcaaggtcacaagtcatgGGTTAGTGCTGTGGCTTTTGACCCTTATACCACAACCTTAGAAAGCATAGTCTGTGATCCAAACACTGAAGAAGAATTgattaaaaaatctgaaaacaaaaatggtTCAAATATTAGCACATTTCCAAATGGAATTTATCCACATTCAAATGCAAGTCATGATTCTCGGAAACATACACAGTTTTCAGATAGTGCTAATTCACATATAACTAGTTACAGGTTTGGGTCCATAGGACATGATACAATGTTATGCTTATGGGACCTAACTGAAGATATCATTAAACTCCCTTGTGGCCGATTACGGAGTAGTGTAGTGGCCTCAAACCCGTCAACCACATTCAGTAGTAACACAATACCCCGGTGTAACAGTGCTAATTTAAAATCAAACTCTGTAGCAAATGATGTATCTGTGATGGACGGACATGCTTATGCAATCGGAAATTCTACGATGAACGCAACAACAAAATTTGCAACTCTCTCATTAGGTGATCGGAGGGATGCCTCCGAGAAAAAAGAACACAAGAGAAATTTCAGTTTAGCTGGAAGAAGTAGTGATAAAAACCAGGCAATGAAAGCAAATAGTATACGACCGCCTGACAATGCAATGAAATTGTTAGGGACTCCTGCATGTCCACGATTGACTGAAGCACCTCTCTTAGAACCTTTAGTGTGTAAAAAGATTTCAGTGGATAGATTAACATCGCTAGTGTTTAGGGAAGAGTGCCTCATAACAGCATGTCAGGAAGGCTTGGTGTACACATGGGCCAGACCAGGAACTGTT GGCCTGACACAGCAACATACTGTAGTAAGT GAAAATTTGTGA